One window from the genome of Lachancea thermotolerans CBS 6340 chromosome B complete sequence encodes:
- the PTP1 gene encoding tyrosine protein phosphatase PTP1 (similar to uniprot|P25044 Saccharomyces cerevisiae YDL230W PTP1 Phosphotyrosine-specific protein phosphatase that dephosphorylates a broad range of substrates in vivo including Fpr3p localized to the cytoplasm and the mitochondria), producing the protein MASETVPWYLKQSAQELVSKFRFIQHQEDLRLRDATLNPAKSRWSLGSSVDESNDDRNRYVNIMPYERNRVKLRTQAGNDYINASYVKVQVPGQSVRPGHYIATQGPTQNSWPQFWQMCYQQCTGSDIVIAMVTPLVEGGRQKCFEYWPHDAAAPLKIPRTQSSSCSASGPESSCTTFDVDLEVHFQCSERENDYTLSTLELAPADPAFPKKTVHHFYFDRWRDMSKPDEIVPILKLSRHAHSLNSSENPMVVHCSAGVGRTGTFITLDHLFHDTLDFTAAQPVQDYSHDLVEQIVLQLRTQRLKMVQMVDQFLFIYHAARYVFDLARTRDQ; encoded by the coding sequence ATGGCGTCAGAGACAGTACCGTGGTACTTGAAACAGAGCGCACAGGAGCTCGTAAGCAAGTTCCGCTTCATTCAGCATCAAGAAGACTTACGGCTGAGGGACGCGACATTAAACCCAGCTAAGTCGCGATGGAGTTTGGGTTCTTCTGTAGATGAGTCGAACGACGACAGAAACCGGTACGTGAACATTATGCCGTACGAGCGCAACCGCGTGAAACTTCGGACGCAGGCTGGCAACGACTACATTAATGCGTCTTACGTCAAGGTGCAGGTGCCTGGGCAGTCGGTGCGGCCGGGCCACTACATCGCGACTCAAGGGCCCACGCAGAACTCGTGGCCTCAGTTCTGGCAGATGTGCTACCAGCAGTGCACCGGAAGCGACATAGTTATAGCCATGGTGACGCCGCTGGTGGAGGGCGGGCGCCAAAAGTGCTTCGAGTACTGGCCTCACGACGCGGCCGCTCCGCTGAAGATACCAAGGACACAGagctccagctgctccgCGTCGGGGCCCGAGTCGAGCTGCACGACGTTCGACGTCGACCTGGAGGTGCACTTCCAATGCAGCGAGCGCGAGAACGACTACACGCTCTCGACGCTCGAACTCGCGCCAGCAGACCCGGCTTTCCCAAAGAAAACCGTTCACCACTTCTACTTCGACCGCTGGAGAGACATGTCGAAGCCTGACGAGATAGTTCCGATCCTCAAACTCTCGCGTCATGCGCATAGCCTGAACTCGAGCGAAAACCCTATGGTGGTTCACTGTTCTGCGGGCGTCGGCCGCACGGGCACCTTCATCACGCTCGACCATCTTTTTCACGACACCCTCGATTTCACGGCCGCGCAGCCGGTGCAGGACTACAGCCAcgatcttgttgagcagatCGTCCTGCAGCTGCGCACCCAGCGTCTCAAGATGGTCCAGATGGTGGACCagttcctcttcatctACCACGCTGCCCGATACGTCTTCGACCTAGCCCGTACACGTGACCAGTGA
- the BRE4 gene encoding Bre4p (similar to uniprot|Q07660 Saccharomyces cerevisiae YDL231C BRE4 Zinc finger protein containing five transmembrane domains null mutant exhibits strongly fragmented vacuoles and sensitivity to brefeldin A a drug which is known to affect intracellular transport) gives MVDSKVSKGSYKHKSFLSLKELGQSSKNKGPPSSRTSLSQLKLNLLADGKHWEILEDYGLEELRDGFFDPIFTRHENVVPSEEDSDSAVSKTAGRLTVASWVAHNLEGLKQSWQPMLKFWLAFFIAVCICLIHPSGSWLGHRFRYFMPVAVLIHHPARNIGVQLEITLWSITGAAFGMGWSALAWYISVATRPTANHQGGILFASMFLAVFLSTWLRSSKQRLLYFSLSYGIAICFLHTVDLVNAKSMLDWKLYWDFGIPYLFGLLISMVVCAAVFPHSGQSEIISRFSTSINNIKQLLVTFLELDECGNTDRHHLLQKEIGTSIDFDVSEGMREFLNQLTITRISEESLLSFRNSITIAAAPLRSMPTDHKLLTKLELQDFYEAYQDKHKEGQTVDKSHGDTHMPVSGNATPLPKSNNFVGLGGHTNSELFTSMLRSTFSSSLLSLLVEMIALLETIESGLDNFANGKLFDNENLGIEEKLKSHISKLIRRIYNIDVCYKEFTKSNLFCKELLSDSQAIDSFLFLRYLRQSAKNLIPVATCVVEMSANLRWRVELPHYPWRRALNRLPHRCSIDQGAKSLLHYFETKSDVDDLFEQLYNSYTSRHKVSAEGPEKGKIRATVRAIDHKDFSLHTTSHPLRYKLWLLSTEITSYESRWALKIAIVMTFFALPAWLPQSNRWYQEYQCWWAPLSFLLLSNRRHSGNWPSMGRRLASALLGIFWGWCSNQARHFGSPYVVATFAGLLCAVLSFNFFANNHTKSSFTGLLCFVVIALEPYSKRSSLNTAFIWKNTWVTGVALLCGILLSIPINWILWSFTARHELRISISSLLAHISQSYQSVTDRYLYRDADDAPTELTLKYSSIREVRLSQSLIAVKRLLQKAREEPNYIFEFKADLYEQLLDACEYLLEKMVEARLSGQHFEVWDQDSNSEISRALLSLRRDSVASVIFIFYMLSNCFLSKNRIPMYLPNVIMSRKKLYDFISKFESNFASRSSTAVSNSESSDSEIKEHDTNPSSDDYEKSHWTQIHGMAFARAFTDIAEVVQKLANLSREILGEEDCC, from the coding sequence ATGGTTGATTCTAAGGTGTCGAAGGGCTCATACAAGCACAAGTCCTTCTTATCGCTGAAGGAGCTGGGCCAGAGTTCGAAGAACAAGGGCCCTCCATCTTCAAGGACGTCGCTATCGCAGCTTAAGCTTAATCTACTGGCGGACGGTAAGCATTGGGAGATCTTAGAGGACTATGGGTTGGAAGAACTGAGAGATGGGTTTTTCGATCCGATCTTCACAAGGCACGAGAATGTCGTGCCGTCCGAAGAAGACAGCGATAGCGCCGTGTCAAAGACGGCCGGGCGGTTGACGGTCGCAAGCTGGGTGGCACACAACTTGGAGGGGCTTAAGCAATCTTGGCAACCTATGCTGAAGTTCTGGCTTGCCTTCTTCATTGCTGTGTGCATCTGCCTGATCCACCCGTCGGGGTCGTGGCTGGGTCACCGCTTCAGATACTTCATGCCGGTTGCGGTGTTGATACACCACCCAGCACGCAACATCGGAGTGCAGCTGGAAATTACGCTTTGGTCGATCACCGGCGCAGCTTTTGGGATGGGATGGTCCGCCCTAGCGTGGTACATTTCCGTTGCTACAAGGCCAACTGCCAACCACCAAGGCGGTATCCTTTTCGCGAGCATGTTCTTGGCAGTGTTTTTGTCGACGTGGCTGCGCTCCTCTAAGCAAAGGCTGTTGTATTTCTCGCTATCTTACGGCATTGCCATATGCTTCCTGCACACGGTCGACTTGGTCAACGCCAAATCTATGCTCGACTGGAAACTGTATTGGGATTTTGGAATACCGTATCTGTTTGGACTGCTTATCTCAATGGTCGTGTGCGCCGCGGTATTCCCCCACTCTGGGCAGTCCGAGATCATATCTCGATTTTCGACGTCCATCAATAACATCAAACAACTTCTGGTCACATTTCTAGAGCTTGACGAGTGCGGAAACACTGATAGACATCACTTGCTACAGAAGGAAATCGGCACCAGCATTGACTTCGATGTGTCTGAGGGTATGcgagaatttttgaatcaaTTAACCATAACAAGAATTAGTGAGGAGTCACTCCTAAGCTTTCGTAATTCCATTACCATCGCCGCTGCCCCACTGAGATCAATGCCCACAGACCATAAGCTTCTCACGAAGCTCGAGCTTCAGGATTTCTACGAAGCCTATCAAGATAAACACAAAGAAGGTCAAACCGTCGATAAATCTCACGGTGATACACACATGCCAGTTTCAGGAAATGCAACTCCACTCCCCAAATCTAATAACTTTGTTGGCCTTGGCGGTCATACAAATAGCGAACTATTTACCAGCATGCTAAGGTCTACGTTCTCGAGTAGCCTGTTGTCCTTACTAGTTGAGATGATTGCGCTTTTAGAAACGATAGAAAGCGGGCTTGATAACTTCGCCAATGGTAAGCTTTTCGATAATGAAAATCTTGGTATTGAGGAAAAACTGAAAAGCCACATCAGCAAGTTGATTCGCAGGATATACAACATCGACGTTTGTTACAAAGAGTTTACTAAATCGAACCTTTTTtgcaaagagcttctctcAGACTCGCAAGCCATTGACTCTTTTCTGTTCTTGAGATACTTGAGACAAAGTGCCAAAAACCTTATCCCCGTTGCCACATGCGTCGTTGAAATGAGCGCGAATCTGCGTTGGCGTGTCGAACTTCCCCATTACCCCTGGCGCCGCGCATTAAACAGACTGCCGCACCGCTGCAGTATTGACCAAGGAGCAAAATCTCTCTTGCACTACTTCGAAACGAAGTCGGATGTCGACGATCTGTTCGAGCAACTTTATAACAGCTACACCTCAAGACACAAAGTAAGCGCCGAAGGACCAGAAAAAGGTAAAATACGCGCTACAGTCAGGGCTATCGACCATAAGGACTTTAGCTTGCATACTACCAGCCATCCCTTGAGATACAAGCTCTGGCTACTGAGCACCGAAATTACTTCTTATGAAAGTAGATGGGCACTGAAAATTGCAATCGTGATGACATTCTTTGCTTTGCCAGCATGGCTTCCTCAGTCCAATCGGTGGTACCAAGAATATCAGTGTTGGTGGGCCCCGCTATCGTTTCTCCTCCTGTCTAATCGTCGGCACAGTGGGAATTGGCCATCTATGGGCAGGCGGCTCGCTTCTGCCTTGTTAGGAATTTTCTGGGGATGGTGTTCTAACCAAGCGCGTCACTTTGGCAGTCCCTATGTCGTTGCAACATTTGCAGGGTTACTGTGTGCAGTCCTttccttcaacttttttgccaaCAATCACACCAAATCTAGTTTTACCGGTCTCTTGTGCTTTGTTGTGATTGCACTGGAACCATACAGCAAACGTAGCTCTTTGAACACAGCGTTTATCTGGAAAAACACATGGGTCACAGGAGTAGCGCTTTTGTGCGGAATATTACTTTCAATTCCTATTAACTGGATTCTTTGGTCGTTTACGGCGCGTCATGAACTCAGAATCTCTATTTCCTCACTGCTCGCACACATAAGTCAGTCGTACCAAAGCGTGACTGATCGCTACCTCTACAGAGATGCCGATGATGCCCCAACCGAGTTGACACTAAAATATTCTAGTATAAGAGAAGTGCGCCTTTCCCAAAGCTTAATCGCTGTGAAAAGgttgcttcaaaaagcacgCGAAGAGCCCAActatatttttgaattcaagGCTGATCTTTACGAGCAACTCTTAGACGCATGTGAATATctgctggaaaaaatgGTGGAGGCGAGGCTTTCTGGTCAACATTTCGAGGTTTGGGACCAAGACAGCAACAGCGAAATCTCAAGAGCACTGTTATCTCTGAGACGCGATAGTGTCGCATCTGTTATCTTCATTTTTTACATGTTGTCAAactgttttctttcaaagaataGAATTCCGATGTACCTACCCAATGTTATCATGTCAAGGAAGAAGCTCTATGATTTCATTTCTAAATTTGAATCAAATTTCGCGTCCAGGTCTTCAACTGCTGTGAGCAATTCTGAGTCCTCGGATTCCGAAATAAAGGAACATGACACCAATCCTTCGTCTGACGACTATGAGAAATCCCACTGGACCCAAATCCATGGTATGGCATTTGCGCGCGCTTTCACCGATATTGCGGAAGTTGTGCAGAAACTTGCCAACCTGAGTCGTGAAATTTTGGGTGAGGAGGATTGCTGTTAA
- the MRX7 gene encoding Mrx7p (similar to uniprot|P53869 Saccharomyces cerevisiae YNL211C Hypothetical ORF) translates to MMRGSPRSIEEFLYRTLMNSEGFHRFVRRIYYKVNGLEEPMSGRPAAHVEQVFRPTRLQKFKAYRILFWDEMRAVVGLNRRFNRHL, encoded by the coding sequence ATGATGAGAGGTTCACCTAGGAGTATAGAAGAGTTCCTGTACAGAACGTTGATGAATAGCGAGGGCTTTCATCGCTTCGTCCGTCGGATCTATTACAAAGTTAACGGGCTAGAGGAGCCGATGAGCGGCAGGCCTGCGGCTCACGTTGAGCAGGTGTTTCGACCCACCAGGCTACAGAAATTCAAAGCCTACCGAATCCTTTTTTGGGACGAGATGAGGGCCGTAGTTGGGCTAAACCGGAGGTTTAACAGACATCTCTAA
- the VID27 gene encoding Vid27p (similar to uniprot|P40157 Saccharomyces cerevisiae YNL212W VID27 Vacuole import and degradation): MNIIKKIMDSGSKPELVSIPAGQFFLLRPESSPKSTLECLYNDATLAIRESGSHRFELVVRKEVDDTELTSGDGGEDFEDDGLSVLSGQSKKEEEWSFNLDKSLHFRKSWSEQGEVAFVWRNTKGDAGEKFQFVVNSEIPLTDVGHFLHTVNVCEYEHKFKKQPSTATRENLRQFEFSHRHDEEAISDEDGDENDENNEDSQLGSKMGLLDLGNSSSESDDGFDSQEFEDAKDNFGSPKHPKQSVKVPNPPSAKTLLREHAALLVYDPTQQQFSLQDPDCGVSILDHGKFEYWLQINGKVLELGVDLTPLVNPFFQEETLCFIFNYSYETITLSYMLKFSDEATFSEFQQQWSKSLWEALNKQKWSAISEKEQRCISNANRDVDKELSLFLQDDDDSSSADSEESDENDEEEEEEEAEREIQSDVDSFDEDKKEEEYRSSTTLSGNKSLTVSYKNDRSFVVRGDKIGVFKVDDENNEVNFVTAINNVSSLKGRNFEPENPMLYTEDRAMIVQDKENPSLVFKMDLERGKVVEEWSAGGKDVLKYSHSKKFDQLTNEQTFLGVSGKSVFRLDPRISGANKLVTEQNKDYATNNKFSSLGTTQEGFLAVGSEKGEIRLFDKIGLRAKTLIPALGEPINHICNSADGKWLLATCDSSLLLIDLTIKEGKNAGSVGFVKSFSKEEMPNIFVLKIHPKTAAYMRTSAKQPIKFTKAYFNTGLNQKEQTIVTSTGPFAITWSLKKVLKGEKMSYRIKRYNSMVMEDNFRYGSDKNVILALKDNVKMAKKTGFKEPSKEMTRQNNWNEFLELSEKAAKRRNQ; the protein is encoded by the coding sequence ATgaacatcatcaaaaagattaTGGACTCTGGTTCGAAGCCCGAACTCGTTTCGATACCCGCCGGTCAGTTCTTTTTGCTTAGGCCTGAAAGCTCCCCAAAGTCAACCCTGGAATGCTTGTACAACGATGCAACTCTAGCTATTCGAGAAAGCGGCTCTCACAGATTTGAGCTGGTGGTACGCAAAGAGGTCGATGATACAGAACTTACTTCAGGGGATGGCGGGgaggattttgaagatgatgGGTTGAGCGTTCTTTCCGGACAGTCTaagaaggaggaggaatGGAGCTTCAACCTAGACAAAAGCTTACATTTCCGCAAAAGCTGGAGCGAGCAAGGAGAAGTAGCGTTTGTTTGGAGGAACACTAAAGGCGATGCTGGAGAGAAATTTCAATTTGTCGTTAACTCTGAGATTCCACTCACAGACGTTGGCCATTTCTTACACACTGTTAATGTGTGTGAGTACGAGCataagttcaagaagcaacCGAGCACGGCGACTAGAGAGAACCTCAGGCAGTTTGAGTTCTCTCATAGGCACGACGAAGAAGCTATATCCGATGAAGACGGAGACGAGAATGACGAGAATAATGAGGATAGTCAACTTGGCTCTAAAATGGGCTTGTTGGATCTCGGAAATAGTTCCAGCGAAAGCGACGATGGGTTTGATAGCCAAGAATTTGAGGATGCTAAGGATAACTTCGGCTCTCCGAAACACCCCAAACAATCCGTCAAAGTTCCAAACCCCCCTAGCGCGAAAACTTTGTTACGGGAACATGCCGCACTTCTCGTCTACGACCCAACTCAGCAACAATTTTCTCTCCAAGACCCGGATTGTGGCGTGTCAATATTAGACCACGGAAAGTTCGAATACTGGTTGCAAATTAATGGCAAAGTTCTCGAGTTGGGGGTAGATTTGACGCCATTAGTGAACCCCTTTTTCCAAGAGGAGACACTCTGCTTTATCTTCAACTATTCCTATGAAACTATTACTCTCTCTTATATGCTAAAGTTTTCTGACGAAGCAACCTTCTCAGAATTCCAGCAGCAGTGGTCAAAAAGTCTCTGGGAAGCACTGaacaaacaaaaatggTCAGCAATTAgcgaaaaagaacaaaggTGCATCTCTAATGCTAACAGAGATGTTGACAAGGAATTaagcttgtttttgcaaGACGACGATGATTCCTCTTCGGCCGATTCTGAAGAATCCGATGAAaacgatgaagaggaagaggaggaagaagcagagcgCGAAATCCAGAGTGATGTTGACAGTTTCgatgaagacaaaaaagaagaagaatatAGATCTTCCACAACACTGTCGGGAAATAAGTCATTGACCGTGTCCTACAAAAACGACAGGTCGTTCGTTGTGCGTGGTGACAAAATTGGCGTGTTCAAAGTTGACGACGAAAATAACGAGGTCAACTTTGTTACCGCTATCAACAATGTCTCGTCTTTGAAAGGGAGAAATTTCGAACCAGAGAATCCTATGCTATATACAGAGGATCGCGCTATGATAGTTCAGGATAAAGAAAATCCTTCTTTAGTTTTTAAAATGGATTTGGAGCGTGGAAAAGTGGTGGAAGAATGGTCCGCTGGCGGTaaagatgttttgaagtattctcattcaaagaaatttgaTCAATTAACTAACGAACAAACGTTCTTGGGTGTATCTGGCAAGAGTGTATTCAGATTAGATCCAAGGATAAGCGGTGCCAACAAGCTGGTGACCGAACAGAACAAGGACTATGCCACAAACAACAAGTTCAGCTCTTTGGGTACAACGCAGGAGGGATTCCTCGCAGTAGGTTCCGAAAAGGGTGAAATACGACTCTTCGATAAAATCGGACTGCGCGCCAAGACTTTAATCCCGGCCCTAGGGGAACCTATCAATCACATTTGTAACTCCGCGGATGGCAAATGGTTACTTGCTACTTGTGATTCATcccttcttttgattgacTTAACAATAAAAGAGGGCAAGAATGCGGGCAGCGTGGGTTTTGTAAAGTCTTtctccaaagaagagatgCCAAACATTTTCGTGCTCAAGATACATCCCAAGACTGCAGCTTACATGAGGACGTCTGCTAAGCAGCCTATTAAGTTTACAAAAGCGTATTTCAATACAGGGTTGAatcaaaaagaacaaactATAGTTACTTCAACGGGACCCTTCGCCATTACGTGGTCTCTGAAAAAGGTTCTCAAAGGGGAGAAAATGTCTTACCGTATCAAAAGGTACAATTCTATGGTTATGGAAGATAATTTCAGGTATGGTTCCGATAAAAATGTTATCTTGGCGCTTAAAGACAATGTGAAAATGGCGAAGAAAACCGGGTTCAAAGAACCTTCCAAGGAAATGACACGCCAAAACAACTGGAATGAATTCTTAGAGCTATCTGAGAAAGCTGCCAAAAGGCGTAATCAATAG
- the RRG9 gene encoding mitochondrial ribosome assembly protein RRG9 (weakly similar to uniprot|P40156 Saccharomyces cerevisiae YNL213C Hypothetical ORF): MKPVLQGALAWIYAGYKTASRGHLLPYTRHQKFHSSSLISEQAKRAKDLIKLVNSSSLSNSESQSLDWRSDLKVPEWKRQKLALKDKFKGQQWNPKKKLSREQMENVRLLKRHFPETSATELSERFQVSPEVIRRILKSKWQPNEEEQLQLQTRWKRRSERVNEILGSPEHQKLPPKKLVLGSGRTDTDLQVKSVRRTAVKAGRNSSSPKGKQKLNLLSKLIS, translated from the coding sequence ATGAAGCCGGTGTTGCAAGGAGCCCTGGCCTGGATATACGCGGGGTACAAGACAGCCTCAAGGGGGCACCTTCTACCATATAcaagacatcaaaaattcCATTCAAGTAGTCTCATTTCCGAACAAGCGAAACGAGCAAAGGATCTGATTAAACTGGTGAACTCAAGTTCGTTGTCTAACTCAGAGAGCCAATCGCTCGACTGGAGATCCGATTTGAAGGTTCCTGAGTGGAAAAGGCAAAAGCTGGCACTCAAAGACAAGTTCAAAGGCCAGCAATGGaatccaaaaaaaaagctatcTCGTGAGCAGATGGAGAACGTTCGACTGCTGAAGCGCCATTTTCCGGAGACTAGCGCCACTGAACTTAGCGAGCGGTTCCAGGTATCTCCCGAGGTAATACGGCGAATTTTAAAATCAAAGTGGCAACCGAATGAGGAAGAACAATTACAACTGCAAACACgttggaaaagaagaagcgaaCGCGTAAATGAAATACTTGGTTCGCCAGagcatcaaaaactgcCGCCCAAAAAGTTAGTTCTCGGATCTGGTCGCACTGATACTGATCTTCAAGTGAAAAGCGTCAGAAGGACAGCTGTGAAAGCTGGCAGAAACTCATCAAGTCCTAAAGGCAAGCAAAAGCTAAATCTTCTTTCGAAGTTGATAAGCTAA
- the PEX17 gene encoding Pex17p (similar to uniprot|P40155 Saccharomyces cerevisiae YNL214W PEX17 Peroxisomal membrane protein component of the peroxisomal translocation machinery required for peroxisome biogenesis binds Pex14p) yields MNHKGYSGIEWPSEATIRERAKKNNTVDFVQRVFYNAGVVVSLVYVIIVSIIEPLLRSQFNQRLQLSADMLIRVRKFVSLLEQRLKSTSISAIGFNEKVDPESCVSTIERCTQTEELLESSGVEEKATEWTKIIARLRYAREMLSRANEGKNDNNASGRITPLKFQAQSLSAYISSLDTRDETFRNHKNSVQAIRDMKGWVINGRVR; encoded by the coding sequence ATGAACCACAAAGGTTACAGCGGCATTGAGTGGCCAAGCGAAGCCACCATACGCGAGagggccaagaagaacaacaCTGTGGATTTTGTACAGAGAGTTTTCTACAATGCAGGCGTTGTAGTGTCGTTGGTTTACGTTATCATAGTCTCAATTATTgagcctcttcttcgctcaCAGTTCAACCAACGACTGCAGCTGAGCGCGGATATGCTTATTCGGGTTAGAAAGTTCGTGAGCTTGCTAGAACAGCGACTGAAATCAACATCTATCAGTGCGATAGGATTCAATGAAAAGGTAGATCCCGAGAGCTGCGTTTCTACAATCGAAAGGTGCACGCAAACTGAAGAATTGCTTGAATCAAGCGGCGTAGAGGAGAAAGCCACCGAATGGACTAAAATCATCGCGAGACTTCGGTATGCTCGAGAAATGTTAAGCAGAGCTAACGAGGGAAAAAACGACAACAATGCTTCGGGCCGGATCACACCCTTGAAGTTCCAAGCGCAATCCTTAAGCGCATACATCTCAAGTCTTGATACGCGCGACGAGACATTCAGGAACCACAAGAATAGTGTTCAGGCGATCAGGGATATGAAGGGCTGGGTTATTAACGGAAGAGTGCGTTAG